Below is a window of Yimella sp. cx-51 DNA.
CAGATACACCGCGCGGGCAGTGGCGGCAAAGGAGCAGACCGGTGAATCCGGCTGAACGCGAACGAGGTTCGGGCACGGTGCTCGTCCTCGGCGCGCTCGCGGTGGCGATGCTGCTCTTCGGTTCCGTGCTGGTGCTGGCCGGTGCACAACAGGCTTCGGCGCGAGCCCGCGCTGCTGCCGACCTGGCGTCGTTGGCTGCAGCGGGCGCGGCCGCCAGGGGAGAGGCGGCATGCGCCGCGGCCGGGCACGTCGCCTCGGCAAACGGCGGGCGCCTGATCGCCTGCACCGACCTCGGTGCGGGCGACTTCGAGATCGTCGCGGCTGTCCGCCCGAAGCTCGCGCGGTTGGGCGATGCCGTCGCGAGGGCGCGGGCCGGTCCGGCGAGGGCACCGGTCAGCGGTCCGCCGACAGCTCGTCCAGCACGAGACGCAGCACCGTGACGGCGCCGTCCTTGTCGAGCGGTTCGTTGCCGTTGCCGCATTTGGGAGATTGCACGCAGCTGGGGCAGCCGGTGCGGCAGCGGCAGCGGGAGACCGCGTCCAGGGTGGCGCCGATCCACCGCTTCGCATCGGCGAATCCACGCTCGGCGATTCCGGCACCACCGGGAAAACCGTCGTACACGACGATCGTCGGCAGGCCGGTGTCACGGTGCAGGGCCGTCGAGACACCGCCGACGTCCCATCGATCGGATTGTGCGACATACGACAACAGGCCGATCGCGGCATGCTCGGCGGCGTGCAGGGCGCCCGGCAAACGGTCTTCGCCCACCCCTGCGGCCGCGAGCACAGCTTCCGGAAGGGTCCACCAGACCCCGCGGGTGCGAAGGGTG
It encodes the following:
- a CDS encoding Rv3654c family TadE-like protein; this translates as MNPAERERGSGTVLVLGALAVAMLLFGSVLVLAGAQQASARARAAADLASLAAAGAAARGEAACAAAGHVASANGGRLIACTDLGAGDFEIVAAVRPKLARLGDAVARARAGPARAPVSGPPTARPARDAAP